Proteins encoded together in one Mycobacterium simiae window:
- the eccE gene encoding type VII secretion protein EccE translates to MRAGTRLTIIVAIFIAAVAGWAAGGYPGATVGLVIGIAVGVIRWRGQPVWSWMILWRRRRRPIWWTEPLTVANDRAGGGIRYQDGVAAAAVQLLGKAHAPTLFTGSTATLTDNAFDITDLAPLLHQSLGLTVGSLSVISAGARRRSTGDYPRVYDTLIGTPPYAGQRETWLIVRISALDNVEALRGRTSVGTATLAAAQRISAAMRQQGIRAKVATATDIVEMERRLGRSALDVSNRRWRSVRSDSGWLTTYWYPPGDVTTDTLAQAWSARVDGIVQNVTLFGAEAGPVTVTATVTVRTAQPPTAPLSMRLRTLRGEQAQAVAANLCGPLPALRGIRRGALRSPLVIPIGPSGVLLGKVVGGNRMLLPFDDAGEFSRVHIAAEDALVKRFIIRLAGAGERITVHTRNLRRWASVRMPDIAVTDQPKPASGTTVSVVDGSMSPAPRPNTLISVGSPGEAYRGTANVLITQTGPATVDVTAAGQVHSVEVELFRAENRYVSSEPMALRTPELEAIDTP, encoded by the coding sequence ATGAGAGCCGGGACGAGGCTGACGATCATCGTCGCGATCTTCATCGCCGCCGTGGCCGGGTGGGCAGCCGGCGGGTATCCGGGGGCGACAGTAGGTTTGGTGATCGGCATCGCCGTCGGCGTGATCCGGTGGCGGGGCCAGCCGGTGTGGTCCTGGATGATTTTGTGGCGCCGGCGACGCCGGCCCATCTGGTGGACCGAGCCCCTTACGGTGGCCAATGACCGCGCCGGCGGGGGGATCCGCTACCAGGACGGCGTGGCCGCAGCCGCGGTCCAACTACTCGGAAAGGCTCATGCGCCAACGCTTTTCACCGGTTCGACAGCGACGCTGACCGACAATGCGTTCGATATCACCGATCTGGCCCCGTTGTTGCACCAGAGCCTGGGGCTCACCGTCGGCTCACTGAGCGTGATCAGTGCGGGCGCCCGGCGGCGCAGCACCGGTGACTACCCGCGGGTGTACGACACACTGATCGGCACGCCGCCCTACGCGGGACAGCGCGAAACGTGGTTGATCGTAAGGATTTCGGCGCTGGACAACGTGGAGGCGTTGCGTGGCCGAACATCGGTGGGCACCGCGACCCTCGCGGCGGCCCAGCGGATCAGTGCGGCCATGCGCCAGCAAGGCATCCGCGCCAAGGTAGCCACCGCGACCGACATCGTCGAAATGGAGCGTCGGCTGGGGCGATCCGCACTAGACGTCTCGAACCGGCGCTGGCGGTCGGTGCGCAGTGACAGCGGTTGGCTGACAACCTACTGGTACCCGCCCGGCGACGTCACCACCGATACGTTGGCACAAGCGTGGTCGGCGCGCGTCGACGGGATCGTGCAGAACGTCACGCTCTTCGGCGCCGAAGCGGGGCCTGTCACCGTCACCGCCACCGTGACGGTGCGCACCGCCCAACCCCCGACAGCGCCGTTGAGTATGCGGCTGCGCACCCTGCGGGGTGAGCAGGCGCAGGCCGTTGCCGCCAATCTGTGCGGCCCACTGCCGGCGTTGCGTGGTATCCGCCGCGGTGCTCTGCGGAGCCCGCTCGTCATCCCGATCGGACCCTCGGGTGTCCTCCTCGGCAAGGTCGTCGGCGGGAACCGGATGTTGCTGCCGTTCGACGATGCCGGCGAGTTCAGCCGAGTGCACATCGCCGCGGAGGACGCGCTGGTCAAGCGGTTCATCATCCGGCTGGCGGGCGCGGGGGAGCGGATCACCGTACATACTCGAAATCTGCGGCGGTGGGCCAGTGTTCGCATGCCCGACATCGCGGTGACCGATCAGCCCAAGCCAGCGTCGGGCACCACGGTGAGCGTGGTCGACGGCAGCATGTCGCCCGCGCCGCGGCCGAACACATTGATCTCCGTCGGGTCGCCCGGTGAAGCCTACCGGGGGACCGCCAACGTACTGATCACCCAGACGGGGCCGGCCACGGTGGACGTGACGGCCGCCGGCCAGGTGCATTCGGTCGAGGTGGAGCTGTTCCGCGCCGAGAACCGGTACGTATCGTCGGAGCCGATGGCATTGCGAACTCCTGAGCTCGAAGCGATAGACACCCCATGA
- the mycP gene encoding type VII secretion-associated serine protease mycosin, producing the protein MTRLPRAAALAQRVGAAALTTVIVTLIAGLPAAQAIPPPVVDPGRVPADGKPAAEQPMRQSFACARTITVADPNVALPAPGFTMLNVSKAWQYSTGNGVAVAVIDTGVNPSHRLPVVAGGDYIMGGDGLSDCDAHGTVVASVIGAAPQGTPMPAPMPSAPAFPPPAGPPPTDAGAPPPGGPPPPPAPPPPPSPVTITQTVPAAPPPPPPPPDAPSNGPGDPAPGQPDDPEVPPPPPGAPDGVVGVAPHATIISIRQSSRAFEPVNPGPGDSEGRKKAGTIATLASAIVHAANMGAKVINISVTACVSAADPLDQGAIGAAVWYAATVKDAVLVAAAGNDSEDGCAQNPTFDPLNAADPRDWHQVKTVSSPSWFSDYVLSVGAVDNTGAPINKSLAGPWVAAAAPGVGIIGLSPETGGPANAYPPIRPGEKNMPFWGTSFSAAYVSGVAALVRAKYPALSAHQIINRILQTAHNPPRGVDNQVGYGVVDPVAALTFDVPAGDRLPPGAASRVVHPLPPPPPPDHRARNVALVFAGVVVAAIAVVSLLVRARRER; encoded by the coding sequence ATGACTCGGCTGCCGCGCGCTGCTGCATTGGCTCAGCGGGTCGGCGCTGCCGCGCTGACGACCGTGATCGTAACGTTGATTGCGGGTCTGCCCGCGGCGCAAGCTATTCCGCCCCCAGTGGTGGACCCCGGCCGGGTCCCGGCCGACGGCAAGCCGGCTGCCGAACAGCCGATGCGGCAGAGTTTCGCGTGCGCACGGACAATCACCGTCGCCGATCCCAACGTGGCGCTGCCCGCGCCCGGTTTCACGATGCTCAATGTCAGCAAGGCGTGGCAGTACTCGACCGGCAACGGCGTTGCGGTAGCAGTCATCGACACCGGCGTCAATCCGAGCCACCGGTTGCCGGTGGTCGCCGGGGGCGACTACATCATGGGGGGCGACGGCCTCAGCGATTGCGACGCGCACGGAACCGTCGTGGCGTCGGTGATCGGAGCCGCCCCGCAAGGCACTCCGATGCCCGCACCGATGCCGAGCGCGCCGGCCTTCCCGCCACCGGCCGGTCCACCGCCGACCGACGCAGGCGCTCCGCCGCCGGGCGGCCCGCCGCCGCCGCCCGCGCCGCCGCCACCTCCGTCACCCGTGACGATCACGCAGACGGTACCGGCCGCACCGCCACCGCCACCGCCGCCGCCCGACGCGCCGTCCAACGGACCCGGTGACCCGGCGCCGGGCCAACCCGACGATCCCGAGGTGCCCCCGCCACCACCGGGCGCGCCCGACGGTGTGGTCGGCGTCGCGCCGCACGCGACCATCATTTCCATCCGGCAGTCCTCGCGGGCCTTCGAGCCGGTCAATCCGGGCCCCGGCGATTCCGAAGGCCGTAAGAAGGCAGGCACTATTGCCACGCTGGCAAGCGCCATCGTGCACGCCGCGAACATGGGTGCCAAGGTGATCAATATCAGTGTGACAGCGTGTGTTTCGGCCGCTGATCCGCTGGATCAGGGCGCGATCGGGGCGGCGGTTTGGTACGCCGCCACCGTCAAGGATGCCGTCCTCGTGGCCGCGGCCGGTAACGACAGCGAGGACGGGTGTGCGCAGAACCCGACCTTCGACCCGCTCAATGCCGCCGACCCGCGCGACTGGCACCAGGTCAAGACGGTGTCGTCGCCGTCCTGGTTCTCCGACTATGTGCTCTCCGTTGGTGCGGTCGACAACACCGGCGCGCCGATCAACAAGAGTCTGGCCGGGCCGTGGGTGGCGGCGGCGGCACCGGGCGTCGGGATCATCGGGCTGTCGCCGGAAACGGGTGGTCCGGCCAATGCCTACCCGCCGATTCGGCCGGGCGAAAAGAACATGCCATTCTGGGGCACCAGCTTTTCTGCGGCGTATGTCAGCGGTGTGGCCGCCTTGGTGCGGGCCAAGTATCCGGCGTTGTCCGCGCACCAGATCATCAACCGGATTCTGCAGACTGCACACAATCCGCCGCGCGGGGTGGACAACCAGGTCGGCTACGGCGTGGTCGACCCGGTGGCGGCGTTGACCTTCGATGTACCTGCGGGCGACCGTCTTCCGCCGGGGGCGGCCAGCCGCGTAGTCCATCCGCTGCCGCCGCCACCACCGCCGGATCACCGCGCCCGCAACGTGGCATTGGTGTTCGCCGGGGTGGTGGTGGCCGCGATCGCGGTGGTATCGCTGTTGGTCCGGGCGCGGCGCGAACGATGA
- a CDS encoding WXG100 family type VII secretion target: protein MADHIVYNHAAVSGLSGDIAAQASQLMEIHDDVLHITQQLAEFFQGHGATTFFDAQQQMLHGLQDMIQTVSLHGHTVNSVHENAIITDHNTSLFFA from the coding sequence ATGGCAGACCACATTGTTTACAACCACGCAGCCGTTAGCGGATTGTCCGGCGATATTGCGGCGCAGGCGTCGCAGTTGATGGAAATCCACGACGACGTCCTGCACATCACCCAACAGCTGGCCGAGTTCTTCCAGGGCCACGGCGCAACCACCTTCTTCGACGCGCAGCAACAGATGTTGCACGGGCTGCAGGACATGATTCAGACCGTCAGTCTGCACGGGCACACGGTCAACAGCGTGCACGAGAACGCAATAATCACCGATCACAACACGAGCCTGTTCTTCGCCTAG
- the eccD gene encoding type VII secretion integral membrane protein EccD — translation MGKVSFPARCAVAVVCGEHLVSQVYPASVPIEVFLDNVVELLNEELKRRGFAGLESGIGYELHKANGVRLDVTKTLDELGVEDGATLTLVPAVAGESFEPQYESLSTGLARVGKALFEPVTLQTAARTALVILAMATLTVLGLVVRQRVSTDALMPTIVSGAAGLLIAGGAATVWRWWPGRLDMIDGLGWIAVPLLTVSLASGAPGRLGAAHAFIAALAGAVLTCGMASATRRHANVAATMVTVLALGGLVAAARMWWPVPAQWLGMCTLVALLLLLTMAPTIALWVARIRPPYFGSITGRDLFRRSAGLPADAVAPVDEGSDEEANSDTTPRGAQIAASAIRANNVLTGICAGAGLALPIAVWATLMPGRDRSTPAAVLAALFVVIFISRGRAFADKRQAVALVCGAAAAVCVGVIKYVVHEPASSGSGLLWGALVLAAFGGAGLLSALLVPITRFTPLVRMTAEWVEIVAIIAALPLAAWIGGLFTWVRMR, via the coding sequence GTGGGTAAGGTTTCATTTCCAGCCCGCTGTGCTGTTGCGGTTGTATGTGGCGAGCATCTGGTTTCGCAGGTCTATCCAGCGTCGGTGCCGATCGAGGTCTTCCTTGACAACGTGGTCGAGCTGCTCAACGAGGAACTGAAGCGGCGGGGGTTCGCCGGGCTAGAGTCCGGCATCGGGTACGAACTACACAAGGCCAACGGCGTTCGGCTCGACGTCACCAAGACCCTCGACGAGCTCGGCGTCGAGGATGGTGCCACGCTCACCCTGGTTCCCGCGGTAGCGGGAGAGTCTTTCGAGCCGCAATACGAGTCGCTGTCCACCGGTCTGGCCCGGGTTGGGAAGGCCCTGTTCGAACCGGTCACCCTGCAAACCGCGGCGCGCACCGCGCTCGTCATCCTCGCGATGGCCACCCTCACCGTGTTGGGATTGGTTGTGCGGCAGCGTGTTTCCACCGACGCCCTGATGCCCACAATTGTGAGCGGTGCGGCCGGCCTGTTGATCGCCGGCGGCGCCGCCACGGTGTGGCGATGGTGGCCGGGGCGCCTCGACATGATCGACGGGCTGGGCTGGATAGCGGTGCCGTTGCTTACGGTAAGCCTTGCCTCCGGTGCGCCGGGGCGCCTCGGCGCCGCCCACGCGTTCATTGCTGCACTGGCCGGCGCGGTGTTGACATGCGGAATGGCTTCTGCCACAAGGCGACATGCCAACGTGGCGGCCACCATGGTCACCGTCTTGGCCCTCGGCGGTCTGGTTGCTGCGGCGCGGATGTGGTGGCCGGTTCCTGCGCAGTGGCTCGGGATGTGCACACTGGTGGCCTTGCTTCTGCTGTTGACCATGGCGCCGACGATCGCGCTCTGGGTCGCCCGGATCCGGCCGCCGTATTTTGGGTCGATCACCGGGCGAGACCTGTTCCGGCGCAGCGCCGGCCTGCCAGCCGACGCGGTTGCGCCCGTCGACGAGGGCAGCGACGAGGAAGCGAACTCGGACACCACCCCGCGCGGCGCCCAGATTGCGGCGTCGGCGATTCGCGCCAACAACGTGCTGACCGGAATCTGCGCGGGAGCCGGACTGGCCCTACCGATCGCGGTGTGGGCGACGCTGATGCCGGGACGAGACCGGAGCACCCCAGCCGCGGTGCTGGCCGCGTTGTTTGTGGTGATTTTCATCAGCCGGGGGCGGGCATTCGCCGACAAGCGGCAGGCGGTCGCGCTGGTGTGTGGAGCGGCCGCGGCGGTGTGCGTCGGGGTGATCAAATACGTTGTGCACGAACCGGCTTCGTCGGGCTCCGGGCTACTGTGGGGTGCGCTGGTGCTGGCCGCCTTCGGCGGCGCGGGCCTGCTGTCCGCATTGCTGGTGCCGATCACGAGGTTTACTCCACTGGTGCGGATGACCGCCGAGTGGGTGGAGATCGTAGCGATTATCGCGGCGCTGCCCTTGGCCGCGTGGATCGGCGGGTTGTTCACCTGGGTGCGCATGCGATGA
- a CDS encoding WXG100 family type VII secretion target has protein sequence MAGSTVVTPELLRSSKQRIEARLEEAAAIANQYLSGHENIVSAAGWSGQAGSTSLNTAGQIAHDLQQIMTGGNRLAHGLAQTATLMEHHEADSAHSLNGVFGGVQST, from the coding sequence ATGGCGGGGTCGACGGTTGTCACACCGGAACTATTACGCAGTTCGAAGCAACGCATTGAAGCGCGACTGGAAGAGGCAGCCGCGATCGCTAATCAGTACCTGAGCGGCCACGAGAACATCGTCAGCGCCGCAGGATGGTCCGGGCAGGCCGGGTCGACGTCGTTGAACACGGCCGGTCAAATCGCCCACGACTTGCAGCAGATCATGACGGGTGGCAACCGCCTGGCACACGGCCTCGCCCAGACGGCGACTCTGATGGAGCACCACGAAGCAGATTCAGCCCACAGCCTCAATGGCGTGTTCGGCGGCGTCCAGTCGACCTAG
- a CDS encoding CCA tRNA nucleotidyltransferase, with amino-acid sequence MSDAAQDVELLASAAVTLNRHAEVLRELGALFEAAGHELYLVGGSVRDALLRRLSPDLDFTTGARPEQVQHIVRGWADAVWDTGIAFGTVGVGKGDLRLEITTFRADSYDQVSRNPEVRFGDRLEDDLVRRDFTANAMAVRITAAGPGDFVDPLGGLAALRARVLDTPAAPEVSFGDDPLRMLRAARFVAQLGFTVAPRVRTAIEEMAPQLARISAERVAVELDKLLLGTDPVAGIDLVVQTGMGDVVLPEVGGMQMAIDEHHQHKDVYQHSLTVLRQAIALEDPPPEGGPDLVLRWAALLHDIGKPATRRHEPDGGVSFHHHEVVGAKMVRKRLRALKYSKQMVDDVSQLVYLHLRFHGYGDGKWTDSAVRRYVTDAGPLLPRLHKLVRADCTTRNKRRAARLQANYDRLEARIAELAAQEDLARVRPDLDGNRIMELLNIPAGPQVGEAWRFLKELRLDRGPLTEEEATAQLLAWWKARGNG; translated from the coding sequence GTGTCCGACGCCGCCCAAGATGTGGAGCTGCTGGCTTCAGCCGCCGTCACCCTGAACCGGCATGCCGAGGTGCTGCGCGAGCTGGGGGCATTGTTCGAGGCCGCGGGGCATGAGTTGTACCTGGTCGGCGGTTCGGTGCGAGACGCCCTGCTGCGCAGGCTGAGTCCCGATCTGGATTTCACCACCGGTGCCCGCCCCGAGCAGGTCCAGCACATCGTGCGGGGGTGGGCCGACGCGGTGTGGGACACCGGCATTGCGTTCGGCACCGTGGGGGTCGGTAAGGGTGACCTCCGGCTCGAGATCACCACCTTCCGCGCGGACAGCTACGACCAGGTGTCGCGGAATCCCGAGGTGCGGTTCGGCGACCGCCTCGAGGACGATTTGGTGCGACGGGATTTCACCGCCAATGCGATGGCGGTGCGTATCACCGCTGCCGGCCCGGGCGACTTCGTCGATCCACTGGGCGGTTTGGCCGCGCTGCGCGCCCGGGTGCTCGACACCCCGGCCGCTCCCGAGGTTTCCTTCGGCGATGACCCACTGCGGATGCTGCGGGCGGCGCGGTTCGTCGCACAACTCGGATTCACCGTCGCCCCGCGGGTACGGACGGCGATCGAGGAGATGGCGCCGCAGCTGGCCCGGATCAGCGCCGAACGGGTGGCCGTCGAGCTGGACAAGCTGCTGTTGGGCACCGACCCGGTGGCCGGGATCGACCTGGTCGTGCAGACCGGAATGGGTGACGTTGTACTACCCGAGGTCGGTGGCATGCAGATGGCCATTGACGAACACCACCAGCACAAGGACGTCTACCAGCATTCGCTGACGGTGCTGCGCCAAGCCATCGCCCTGGAAGACCCACCTCCTGAGGGGGGCCCGGACTTGGTGCTGCGGTGGGCCGCGCTACTGCATGACATCGGCAAACCGGCGACCAGACGCCACGAGCCGGACGGTGGTGTCAGCTTCCACCACCATGAGGTCGTCGGCGCAAAAATGGTCCGCAAACGGCTGCGGGCACTCAAATACTCCAAGCAGATGGTCGACGACGTGTCCCAGCTGGTCTATCTGCACCTACGATTCCACGGCTACGGTGACGGTAAGTGGACCGATTCGGCGGTGCGCCGCTACGTCACCGACGCCGGGCCGCTGCTACCCCGGTTGCACAAGCTGGTGCGCGCCGACTGCACCACCCGCAACAAGCGCCGAGCCGCCCGGCTGCAGGCGAACTACGATCGCCTCGAGGCGCGCATCGCGGAGTTGGCCGCCCAGGAGGATTTGGCCCGAGTCCGCCCGGACCTCGACGGCAACCGGATCATGGAGTTGCTCAACATTCCGGCGGGTCCGCAGGTCGGGGAGGCGTGGCGGTTTCTGAAGGAGCTCCGACTGGACCGCGGGCCGCTCACCGAAGAAGAGGCAACCGCGCAGCTGCTGGCCTGGTGGAAGGCGCGCGGGAACGGGTAG
- a CDS encoding ESX secretion-associated protein EspG codes for MLTTSLEGLWVLQVLTGIEVVAPEMGLRPHLPSVEPKQKALQHPVTPELRAAGVIDETDSVDGTIVEWLTVLSRRDIGLMIHFRLPGDGEPTRALLARFAHWWVSIERSGDLVRISGAGIASNESAAGEALSAQIERLCGASDPAPLRPVTLDVDAMRATATDQHRLHEFLASQGLEPDQLHLLKLATDTDRSAQASIVAIQSGVDSGRPTRTHIDQGAVTIIDTPEGRLVAEHVPSAGKQWMIIAPGTKNNIGSAISHMMRRLPADQEWYSYRKVV; via the coding sequence GTGCTCACCACCTCTCTGGAAGGCCTGTGGGTCCTACAAGTACTCACCGGCATCGAGGTCGTTGCTCCCGAAATGGGGCTGCGGCCCCACCTGCCCAGCGTCGAGCCCAAGCAAAAGGCGCTGCAACACCCGGTGACACCCGAACTGCGGGCCGCCGGGGTAATCGATGAGACGGATTCCGTCGACGGCACCATCGTCGAATGGTTGACAGTGTTGTCCCGTCGCGACATCGGGCTGATGATCCACTTCCGGCTGCCCGGCGACGGCGAGCCCACCCGCGCGCTGCTCGCCCGGTTCGCGCATTGGTGGGTGTCCATCGAGCGATCGGGGGACCTGGTCCGCATCAGCGGCGCCGGCATCGCGAGCAATGAGAGCGCCGCCGGCGAGGCGCTCAGCGCGCAGATCGAACGGCTTTGCGGCGCAAGCGATCCTGCCCCGCTGCGGCCGGTGACGCTGGACGTTGACGCGATGCGCGCCACGGCCACCGACCAGCACCGCCTGCACGAGTTCCTCGCCAGCCAGGGCCTCGAGCCCGACCAGCTCCACCTGTTGAAGCTGGCTACCGATACCGACCGGTCGGCCCAGGCCTCGATCGTCGCCATCCAGTCGGGGGTGGATAGCGGGCGACCGACCCGCACCCACATCGATCAGGGCGCCGTGACGATCATCGACACACCGGAAGGTCGGCTCGTCGCCGAACATGTTCCATCCGCGGGTAAGCAGTGGATGATCATCGCCCCGGGCACCAAGAACAACATCGGATCTGCGATCAGCCACATGATGCGGCGGCTGCCCGCCGACCAAGAATGGTATTCGTACCGAAAAGTCGTGTAG
- a CDS encoding NUDIX hydrolase, which translates to MSDGEQAKPRRRRGRRRRRGVAKASDNDSEAKVTASPPASKTSNRRRSRTQRGVPERLRTVHETSAGGLVIDGIDGPRDSQMAALIGRIDRRGRMLWSLPKGHIELGETAEQTAIREVAEETGIQGSVLAALGRIDYWFVTEGRRVHKTVHHYLMRFSGGELSDEDLEVAEVAWVPMRELPSRLAYADERRLAQVADELIGKLQSDGPAALPPLPPSAPRRNPQTHSRTRHSDKPPGRHNGHGPGS; encoded by the coding sequence GTGTCGGATGGCGAACAGGCCAAACCACGTCGGCGCCGCGGGCGCCGTCGCCGTCGTGGCGTCGCCAAAGCGTCAGACAACGACTCGGAAGCCAAGGTAACCGCCAGCCCTCCGGCCAGTAAGACGAGCAACCGACGTCGGTCTCGCACGCAACGTGGGGTGCCCGAGCGGCTGCGCACCGTGCACGAAACCTCCGCGGGCGGCCTGGTCATCGATGGCATCGACGGACCCCGTGATTCACAGATGGCCGCCCTGATCGGCCGCATCGACCGACGCGGACGGATGCTGTGGTCGCTGCCCAAGGGGCACATCGAACTCGGCGAGACCGCCGAGCAGACCGCTATTCGTGAGGTTGCCGAAGAGACCGGGATCCAGGGCAGCGTGCTCGCCGCGCTCGGCCGTATCGACTACTGGTTCGTCACCGAGGGCCGGCGCGTACACAAGACTGTGCACCATTATCTGATGCGATTCTCCGGCGGCGAGCTATCCGACGAAGACCTCGAGGTCGCCGAGGTCGCATGGGTGCCGATGCGGGAGCTACCGTCGCGGCTGGCCTACGCCGACGAGCGCCGCCTAGCCCAGGTCGCCGACGAACTGATCGGAAAGCTGCAGAGCGACGGGCCCGCCGCGCTGCCGCCGCTGCCGCCCAGCGCGCCACGGCGCAATCCGCAAACGCACTCGCGCACTCGACATTCCGACAAACCCCCCGGCCGGCACAACGGCCACGGGCCGGGGTCGTGA
- a CDS encoding MinD/ParA family ATP-binding protein: MTNPWTGSSNSPEQGGPTRREVPAARYQNQDSVSGTLRISDMVAPRKIPPGGGWRKFIYQATFHAVNFGESPAERHYRELQERIRRHIRKQYVIGVVSGKGGVGKTTLTACIGAVFRECRPENVVAIDAAPGFGTLAGRIDESPPGDYAAVLNDTDVQGYADIREHLGQNSLGLDVLAGNRASDQPRPLVASMFAGVLSRLRRTHTVIVVDTSDDLEHPVMKAVLDACDTLVFVSGLTADTSLPVTRSIDLLRSMGYHELVSRSMVILNDSRNKYDGEARTYLTERFAQSGATVEFMPYDPFLAKGGIIDTQHELKKKTRLRLFEITAALADKYIPDADRPR; encoded by the coding sequence GTGACGAATCCGTGGACGGGCTCATCCAATTCTCCGGAACAAGGCGGACCGACGCGACGAGAAGTCCCCGCCGCGCGTTACCAAAATCAAGATTCGGTATCCGGGACATTACGTATTTCCGACATGGTCGCCCCGCGCAAGATTCCACCCGGAGGCGGCTGGCGAAAATTCATTTATCAAGCAACATTTCATGCCGTCAACTTCGGCGAATCGCCCGCCGAAAGGCATTACCGCGAATTGCAGGAGCGAATCCGGCGCCACATCCGCAAGCAGTACGTGATCGGGGTGGTCTCGGGCAAGGGCGGGGTCGGCAAGACCACGCTGACGGCGTGCATCGGCGCGGTCTTCCGAGAGTGCCGTCCCGAGAACGTGGTCGCGATCGACGCCGCGCCCGGTTTCGGCACGCTGGCCGGGCGCATCGACGAGTCGCCACCGGGTGACTACGCCGCGGTGCTCAACGACACCGATGTCCAGGGTTACGCCGATATACGAGAACACTTGGGGCAGAACAGCCTTGGTCTAGACGTACTGGCCGGTAATCGCGCGTCGGATCAACCCCGGCCGCTGGTGGCTTCGATGTTCGCCGGGGTGCTGTCGCGGCTGCGTCGCACCCACACGGTCATCGTGGTCGATACCTCGGACGACCTCGAGCACCCGGTGATGAAGGCGGTGCTGGACGCCTGTGACACCCTGGTCTTCGTCTCCGGTCTGACCGCCGACACCTCGCTGCCTGTGACCCGCTCGATCGACTTGCTGCGCTCGATGGGATATCACGAACTCGTGTCTCGCAGCATGGTCATCCTGAACGACAGCCGCAATAAATATGATGGCGAGGCGCGCACTTATCTCACCGAGCGATTCGCACAATCCGGCGCGACAGTCGAGTTCATGCCGTACGATCCGTTCCTCGCCAAAGGCGGGATAATCGATACGCAGCACGAGCTGAAGAAAAAGACCCGGCTGCGCTTATTCGAAATCACCGCGGCTTTAGCTGACAAATACATTCCAGATGCCGACAGGCCGCGCTAG